A segment of the Carya illinoinensis cultivar Pawnee chromosome 1, C.illinoinensisPawnee_v1, whole genome shotgun sequence genome:
GCCCTTCTGGGGATCCCCTGTGGACTTTGTAGCCCAATTTTGAAGCTGACTACCTGGGCAGATGTCAAGGCTATTGCTTCCTGTGAAGTGTGAACAGGGCAGCCCCTCAAAGGTCATAACAACTCATTTGAGGTTGTACGTGCAAATAATTCCATCATCAAGGGCATGAtggtattgaaatattatgtatttagaCAGTAACTCTCACCTTGAGACTCAACAAAGAAACAAGATTCAGTCAATCAGAGACACTTggttttaaaaaagttaagaccGATCAGCAAGCATGGTAACTTCTACATTCCAGGTTGACTTAAGAGAGGACTGTTAAAACTTACAGTTTCAAACACTTTGATTTCTTACAGTTGCAACGCTTGCAGGACTCACTTTCTCCAGCATGTTCCAACCTGCGCCTGAAAATCCAATTCAAACTATCAAATGACAAAGGAAGaagagtattaaaaaaaaaacagacctTTTGATAGGTAGAAAACATCtactaaacaaaatacaaaatgagaATAATTACAATATACATAGTTGCACATGCCTCTTCTTTTTGGGGCTATTCTGATTGAGCTCTTCACTAACTAAATATGCCGATGCCTGAGATGCATCTTCCACATGAGAAACCCCATTTTCAGCAAGATCTGTGTCTCTCTCAGCAGAGACTGAGGTCAAGGATTTATGAAGTGGTTCTTGGCTGTTTGTAGGGGAGTGCAATGAAGCAGTGGAGCTCGGTAAATATAATTGTATTCCAGAGGATAAACTTTCAAgctttatatttttgtgatcctTTGAAGTTGTTGCAAGAGCATTTAAGTGCAAACCAATTCCAGGTAGAATGCACCGAGAGGAATCTCCACTGCGTTTAATTGCAACCAGCTGCTTATCATAACAGCTAATCTTCTCATCGGGTTGTGATAGCATTGAAGAACCAAAATTTGAAGCATCGCCTAAGGCCTTCCTACGAGCTCCTGCCATCTCAAAATCTAGGCAGCGCCTTCGCATTCCACGGTGCAAATTAGAGACGTCCTATACAAAGACAACACAAATATGTGTTATGAAAAATGAAtgtctataattaaaaaaacaatctaTCAGTAAATAAACCTAGTCTACATTAGTGTAAATAGGTTATCTTAAGTTAATATGACATTTAATAATTACACACGCAACAAAAACTGTAGATATGACATATGGAAATTATCACATTTACAATTTCTGTAgcatatgattattttttgtaaactGTGTATGATATATCACTTATATTACAACTTCAAAATCTGCAGATTTTCAAATCAGAAGGTAAAGTTGAGGGAAACTCgtacaaaaaatatatccaAAGTTAGGATACTACATACATTCTGCAGCTACAACTAATGCTGCAGAAGTTTGCAACAGACCCTAGTTGTGTCATTTACCTCACTCTCCACTTGCTCCCTCATATGGCTAGACATACCCTTACTCAGATTACTCTCAGCAGCATTGTCCTGTGTCTGCTCTATTTCCTGAAGCTCATTGCCTTCTCCAGTTTCAGCAGAAGGATTATCTGTTTCATATTGCTCACCAGAACCAATTGGATCAATAATTTGCATTGTCTGCAAGTTTTTAATGTCATTTTGATGGAGTTGTGGCATAAGAGAAGTAGAAAATCTTATTCGTGGGTCCGTTGACTTCTGAATTGACCCTTTAAAAGCTTCTGAGTTATTAGGAGAATTAAAGATTAATAGACCAGTGGCATCAGAAATTAAACTCTCCCAATCACATTCCATCCCTTCTTTCTTTTGGCCAATTCGGCACATCTCAGATAGATGCACTTCACCTTCAGATGAACCATTTCCAGAGGCCTCTTGGCCATATTGAATAAGTGATGCTGACTTGCTCACCAATTCCGACATACAACCAACCTCGAAATCACAATTAAGTGTTACGCCACAGTCAGGACTGCCACAATCATATTTTAAGGTACATGGAAGCTCAATCACAAACTTTGAATGTTCACTTGATGGCTGAACAGAAGCTTCTTTAAGTGAAACCTCTGAATCAAAGTTTTCTTGTAGCTCAGCCGAGTTATCTTGCAACTGAGCCGCATCGACACCAGTTCTTTCATTTGTGCCTATTTTATCCCCATTTCCAGACGAAGACTCAGGTTTTGACGGATCCAAACAGTTATGCctgaaaataagaatttttaaaataaagaaatcagTGAATATTGTAACTTTAGGCCAAAAATgaaagatgagagaaaaaatcCCTTACCTTTTCAGGAACCTAGATTCCTTGTGAGAATTGACATGGGGTGAAGTGAAAACAGAGGGAAGAGATGCGAAATTAAGCGGGTTGAATGCCTGAGTAATATGTGTGGACTTAACTGGCTTGATAGGAGAAAGACTGTTGATATAGTTGAAGACAGGTGAATCCTGCTTGCAGTGGTAAAGAACATTTCTAAGAGCATGATACGAAGTAAACATAAAAAAGGAATCACGAACATTTTGAAAAACGGACATTCAAATATTCTCAAGCATCAACTGTTGTTACCAACAAAACATCTTTTGATCTAAATCAAACCTCGCATAAACATCAGAACTTTCCATGAATACTGCAAGATACAAATGGACGAAATTTCTCCAAAACTGCAATGCCAGCAAATATTTCCCTCGTATAACCCTAAATCCttcttgaaaataatatttttatttaaaaaaaaaaaagagagaactaACCTAAATACACAGGATAAGCAAGTAAAATCATGATAAATAAATAGCGTAAACTAAAattgcaaaaagaaaaacagttttACGAGTAAATTATCTTTCAAGACACTTGCAGAATCCAACCAGAGCCAAGTACTTTTCCTCACAATAATATACACAAAACTTCTTTTTTGGGTTAGCAGATAAAGTAACCCGGATGAAACCCAGAAACAAGAAGCAGGCATATAACCATCAGAATTGCAAAAATTTAACTGAACTTGGAGATCTAATCCAGTTGAAAAGAAATACAAAACAAGTATTTCCGAAAACCACAACTCAAAAAAAAGGTGAAGAATTAACTTTAGAAACAAAAGTATCGACTTCGTCACTTCAAGATAAAAGAATAACATCCCATTCGCCAACATAATTCCCAGTCCCACTGAAAATCCAAGATCAACCCACTCAGAAACCAAACCAAGCTCATGCACATAAAGAAACCAAGTGAACCTCCTAAAAAATGGACAAGCTTGTTATCACCAAgaaacccacaaaacaaaaaacaacacaATAAACCACTCGGAAGTACCAGAAACAAAAACCAAATGGGTCACTGCATCTCACCTCGAATTTAGAGATGGGTGTCCCGATCTGGTTCCTCTCTGGAGTGTCCATGTCCAGAGAAGAAGCTCCTCCACAtacctcttcttctctttctctctctctactctgtCACTTTCCTTCTCCCACAGTGACTTTCTAGCAGGTGAGATTCAAGAAGAAGCGGGAAGGCGGGAGTGGGAGTAGATTTTCTCGTGGGGATAACCCGGACCCTACCGCCACCAAATACCCAGCCCCACACCCCAACACAAGGCTCCCACAGctcttctattatattttacttacagGAATGTGTATGTCTTTTTGTGTAGTAAATAGTTCGTATTGTTTTAATTActgtaaaaaaaacaaaaaaccaaagtCGAAATGCTGACCCCTCTCCTCTTTCCTGCaactttccttttccttttcctttttccaaaCAAACCCTCTTCATTTTGCAGTCATCTGCACAAATGCCACAGTCAACTGTATAATAATCAACTAGTGTCGACataaccaataaaataaaaattattacccTGCATAAAAAGTTGAAATCTTGGAGCTTTGTTGGGCATTTCATCGGCTAAATATTCCACCCTTTGGAGCCTAGTCTTGGGACCAGTACCTTATTCAACCTCGATTGATTTTTCGCAGATTTCTTCTTAAGACGTACAGCTGCTAAGATTGCAATAATGTGATATACAATAATGAGCAACTTTCTAATGTAATTAAAATGCTCTACCGGCTGCAATTAACTTCCAAAAATGACAAACATGTACCCTTttatcccaaaaaaataaaaatgaatggaAATTGGAAACAACAAAGACGATTAGATTGCAAATTGTGGAGCTTTTATTATCCATATATAACTGATATCGCAAAACTTGCTAAAATTGTCAAGCAAGGTAATGTTGATCAATCCTAGATTTTCAGATTGATGATATGATCGATGGAAAGTAATTAGACTCACATAACGTCTCTAAACATCAATTGGCAATCGCCTAAAAGTGATCATGAGTTCCCAGACAAATTCATTAATTGcatgataattaatattaattaaaaggaCATTATATATTCATTTGGTGTAAATGAttagttttcttctttctattaaCAGATTAAGAcaaattctttccttttttatgttcttgaaaaaatgaaaacaccatatatcacataaaaaatttatattcattagAGAATTATAGATCAGATTGATGATCATAAATATGGAATCCACTCTACTCTATgtcaaaagcaataaaacatgtttaaatcatgtacatttaaacgtgaaattaataaattttcttttgcatTAATCTAGATTAAATTTTCATTATGTATCCTTTGAACATGCAAACCACGATTAAATTAGTTAATTTGGAGGAATTTCTTCAAACCCTATTTTGTAGGTGGGTTGAAACAAGGAATGaagtctctgttttttttttttttctttttcttttaagggGTAAGGGGTCTCTAATTCAAATTTTCTATTTAGAGAACCAGACTATATATCATTAGGCCATCAAGCTTTTGTCAAGAAAATTTTTGTTGatgaaaaagatatatatatatatatatatatatatattatctagcTAGTATGGCTGATATTTCCATCGATCACATGATATACTCACCgacaataatactaaaaaaattggagaaataatatatatgaggTTGAGAATAAAACCCTAACTTGCACTGATCGTTACGTGCCAATGGCATTAATGGCGCCAATTTGGATGATACATTATGCATAGTAGCGTGAAAATAGTTACCATATCTTACATGCCACAAAACAAGGAGAACGTGAGCAAgaaattaaactatatatatatatatatatataaattacaaggGCTGATTAGAGAATCACGTCTCGTGCAGTAATAGtactactttttctttttctctttatatttttctttttccggcTTTAATAAGTTTATTCctgtgtataatattatatatatatatatatatatattaactaccGATTGCACTTTTCATGTGAGCGACATAAATTATAATGACAAAGGAGGTCTGTAGTTTTGGCGCGCTGGCTTTTTTTCGAAAAGAAAATTCTAAGCTAGCTAGGTTTCATGAGATCCAGCAATGGCAATAACTGTTTTTAGTATGGGGCTTGCAATTGCCCTTAACTTCACATCAAAGttgtttcttcttccttctcatctcagtaatgggctttgctacatatagtcggcaaatgcagtcggcgtgtaGTCGGCTGtacgaaatgaataaaaaaaattataaaatttttttttatattcaggggaacctacatgaataaaaaaagttataaaaataattttttttttcatgtaggtcccgtattaattcacttttttacagccgactgcacctgcctactgcaaaaagtatttctcctCAATAATAGTATCGACCGGCCTTCACATCAAAGCTATAAATCCTCTTAGCTTGAACCCACCTATCATGTATTGATATCCATTGATTAGTCATCACGATGTGTGTAGAGTAGTTTTCTGATTGAGGAATActttaaccaaaaaaataaatcataaattgatatggtttGATATGATaagtcaaattgtaaaattaattttattgtaaagtagatctaacgaatCATATGAATACACGtcaatttgtagatttatttttatataatttgtttgtgTCTATAACAgttctattttaaataatatatatcacAATAATAATGTTAGAATTAATTAGTATTCTTATAGATAATTATAATGatataaaatttgatatgaaaataattattaggtcatctatatttcaaaaatatttaataattttttatatgttggGTCGCCTTCAAAACATCAACTCATATAATTGTTTTGGCCGGATTAATTACATTAAGAGAAGTATTAGATCTACATATcacatgtgatatatatatccaaacgCATCAATTTATAAGATTCCTTTTATAATATTCGTGATCAAGTAGAGCATTGATCACTTCTCTAACAGTACTAATGCTCCGGTCGTAAGTTACTTGCACGAAAATTAGGATGGTGGCCGGTGGGCAGCTTGATCTAAAACCTCCTATTTATAACCTCTGAACTTGTTCACTTTTCCAAAGTTGGAAGGCTGCAGAAGTAGTACCATCGTGGCCTTTTACTGGGGCCAATTGGGTTGTGTGGTCCCTTGCGCATAAAGGCAAATGTCATGTGACTCACCCACCTCagttgtaaattaaaaaaaccctGCAAGCAAGCTAGCTGCCAAGCAGCATGCACCTTCACAAAATAATGACTCGTTTTTGTTCTTTCCCAACTCCGGtcctacatgcatgcattctcATGGCAAGGATAGGAAAGTTCATGCTTAATCATACTGTCTACTACATGCGTACTTTATCACGTGCCACATGACAGTTTTACCTTTCTGCAACAAAGAGTACGTAGTTTCTTTGTTTTAGCATAATTATCTGACAAATTTAAAGGTTAACCGAAACATACGGTGTCATGGGAGTTAAAGTATGGTTGGTTTAAGACCAACGGAGCttgatgtttatatataattatcgcATGTCAGTATGTGGAGTTTAGAAAAGAGTAAAGTCTTCGAGACCTTTTGTGCATGTCAGATTGCAgatgaatatataataaaaatagcaGTTGACAAACTGGTTGGGAATTTAATACTCAGTTCAGGATGATGCTCTTGCAACTTGGAAGTGATCAAAAGATGAAAGGCCGGACTTTAATCACGAAAGTAGAACGGTGCAGATTACAcatgcagatatatatatatatatatatatatttatatatatatatgtatgtatatggcCAATCTTCTTGTAGTTATATGCTCTGCAGTGGTACTGCTGGGTCAGAGTTAGCTAGTATGTTTCTTCCGGAGTTTTTTTGTGGCTTGGTAATGTTCTAGCTCCTGGGGTTTGCCAAGGTTCTTGTTTTACTCTGTGTTTAGTTTCTCAATGGATCTTTCTTGAGAGTTACAAACAATGTAAGGCCATCCatttccccttttttttatataatcacatAGAGCCAGGTTTTCGAGTATTAATATATGGATGAATTGGGAGCCTTGGCGCGCGGTCAAATACAAGGATGGATGCCATTTTCGAGCCCCTTTTTTGTTTGTTAGTTTGACTCAAATTGCAGAGAGAGTAGGGCTAAGCTCCATATAGCCGCAATCACCACATATAAGAGAATCGGCCCATATCATGAAAGGACAGGATATATCCTAGAAACATGATTCCAACCAACTTCAGCAATAAGAAATAAACCCATTTTTTCCCATATAAATCTGAGTAGAGGTTTCACAAAGAGGATTTGATTTCTTCGTGGCTGTGTTCTATCATGCTCAAGTTTTTTTTGAGAGGGGAAGGGGGGTACTTAAAACTTTTGAGTAAATTATATAAGTAGGATGCAAAAGGAGGAGACAGGTATCCTAGAAACACTCCAAACCAACCATTACAACGTGAGAAattaaggaagaaaataaaagaaaagaaaaaacaggaaAGGGATCAATGAAAGAAGGTGGTGTAAAGCTTAGGATGCAAATGTTTGGTGAGTGAAAAGGTCACTCGATCCAAATGTTTGGTAAACAAGCCATTCCTAAAACCGATTGGTTGAAATTGTATACATGGGATCCAAAATGATTGGTTAAATCTAAGGTCATGTTTGGTTACCAAAAACTTCGGAAAAATCTGACCAAACATGGCCGAAGTGGAGGTTTAATAACAAATCAATCCTTATCCAAAAGTGATCTACCCGAAAAGTATAAATAGGTACTGAAGTAAACGTTCTCAGCTGTTATTCCACGAAAACCTTGAGGGCTGCTATCATTTGGTTTTAGTAAagtatatattagtttttatcATTTGTAATTTTAGGTTAAAATTAATGCAAAATCGCTTGATAACtttggaaaattaaaaaaaacaaattgtactTTCCTGCTGCGGTGAAATTGGACATTGACTCAATGACAGTTCAAATATATGGTCTCAGCTTCATTGCCAGCAATTACAAGTCTGCAAATTAGCCAGGATTTAGTCCTATTATTTGAATAGGTAGATGAGATGAATATGATGAAAAATacgtaaataataatgagataatttatgaatagtaatgaaatagtttgacttaatatttttattagattttgataaaaaaaaaaaaaaactattcttaTTGAAAATACCCATCAAGAGTGGATAcccattatatatttttttacttaataattaagaaaatattttttaatagctttgtgaattttttttaaatgtctaattaaaggatttaaaaaatgtatgggaaaaaaagcaaaaaaaaaaaaagaaaaaagaaaaaagaaaagaaaattacatgTTTGGTGAGGATTCTCAAGAATCGGTGGACGTAGCAGAACTATTTGGAAAATGAGACTTATGATGTCTACgttaattttatcttttgagagaaagtttgtgataGTACAGGAGTCTAAATTGTATCTATATCAATACTTTTACACCCTTATTTTCCGGTTGGGTCTCtgttttctctttatttggGGTGCCGCCTCCTATTCCAGGCGGCAAGTTGTCGCATTTAATGCACCAGCCCTTGTTAGGGACAATATCTCCCGCCGAGATCATTTTTTTGCGACTCATATCGTATCGCTTAAGGTGGCATGGCTTGCCATATTCTTGTGTTGGCCTagactttcttcttcttctacgcCATTAGATAGGCTAGCAACATCTGGGCTTTGGGCCTCGTCGAGGTTGATGGGGCCCAGCCTATATAGATAGCATCCTTTAGTGTCTTTGCTCTTTAAGAATCGTTGTTGATATTAACTTCAAAACCTCGGAAGCAATCAAGAATAAAGGATGATACGAACTTATATTTTACACTTAAACGGGTTTAAGCTGAATAATcgtttcttattattttattgaaaaaatatttatttcataaatcacttaaaactaaatatttttataattgaagataaaaaaaaatacaattgctttaaaaaaatattttttttgttatttaatataggataagaatttaattaaataggaaAGGGAGAGCGGTCCATACGAAATATTCAGGTAAATTCGTTAAAAAGACAGGGCGAGGAAAACACCTCATTATGTTTT
Coding sequences within it:
- the LOC122278335 gene encoding protein tesmin/TSO1-like CXC 3 isoform X1, which produces MDTPERNQIGTPISKFEDSPVFNYINSLSPIKPVKSTHITQAFNPLNFASLPSVFTSPHVNSHKESRFLKRHNCLDPSKPESSSGNGDKIGTNERTGVDAAQLQDNSAELQENFDSEVSLKEASVQPSSEHSKFVIELPCTLKYDCGSPDCGVTLNCDFEVGCMSELVSKSASLIQYGQEASGNGSSEGEVHLSEMCRIGQKKEGMECDWESLISDATGLLIFNSPNNSEAFKGSIQKSTDPRIRFSTSLMPQLHQNDIKNLQTMQIIDPIGSGEQYETDNPSAETGEGNELQEIEQTQDNAAESNLSKGMSSHMREQVESEDVSNLHRGMRRRCLDFEMAGARRKALGDASNFGSSMLSQPDEKISCYDKQLVAIKRSGDSSRCILPGIGLHLNALATTSKDHKNIKLESLSSGIQLYLPSSTASLHSPTNSQEPLHKSLTSVSAERDTDLAENGVSHVEDASQASAYLVSEELNQNSPKKKRHVQLCILRRLEHAGESESCKRCNCKKSKCLKLYCECFAAGVYCIEPCSCQECFNKPIHEDTVLATRKQIESRNPLAFAPKVIRSSESVTEVGDESSKTPASARHKRGCNCKKSNCLKKYCECYQGGVGCSISCRCEGCKNAFGRKDGCAPIVTETDIEEETDACEMEKAIQKSDIQNNEEQNPATTLPTTPLRLSRPLVPLPFSSNGKLSRSSFLTVGSSSGLYTCQKLGKPNILRSLPKLERRFQTVPEDEMPEILCGNSSPSTGIKSASPNSKRVSPPHGDFGSSPSRRSGRKLILQSIPSFPSLTPQH
- the LOC122278335 gene encoding protein tesmin/TSO1-like CXC 3 isoform X2, with protein sequence MDTPERNQIGTPISKFEDSPVFNYINSLSPIKPVKSTHITQAFNPLNFASLPSVFTSPHVNSHKESRFLKRHNCLDPSKPESSSGNGDKIGTNERTGVDAAQLQDNSAELQENFDSEVSLKEASVQPSSEHSKFVIELPCTLKYDCGSPDCGVTLNCDFEVGCMSELVSKSASLIQYGQEASGNGSSEGEVHLSEMCRIGQKKEGMECDWESLISDATGLLIFNSPNNSEAFKGSIQKSTDPRIRFSTSLMPQLHQNDIKNLQTMQIIDPIGSGEQYETDNPSAETGEGNELQEIEQTQDNAAESNLSKGMSSHMREQVESEDVSNLHRGMRRRCLDFEMAGARRKALGDASNFGSSMLSQPDEKISCYDKQLVAIKRSGDSSRCILPGIGLHLNALATTSKDHKNIKLESLSSGIQLYLPSSTASLHSPTNSQEPLHKSLTSVSAERDTDLAENGVSHVEDASQASAYLVSEELNQNSPKKKRRRLEHAGESESCKRCNCKKSKCLKLYCECFAAGVYCIEPCSCQECFNKPIHEDTVLATRKQIESRNPLAFAPKVIRSSESVTEVGDESSKTPASARHKRGCNCKKSNCLKKYCECYQGGVGCSISCRCEGCKNAFGRKDGCAPIVTETDIEEETDACEMEKAIQKSDIQNNEEQNPATTLPTTPLRLSRPLVPLPFSSNGKLSRSSFLTVGSSSGLYTCQKLGKPNILRSLPKLERRFQTVPEDEMPEILCGNSSPSTGIKSASPNSKRVSPPHGDFGSSPSRRSGRKLILQSIPSFPSLTPQH